The nucleotide window TATAAACATTTGGGTAAACATCTCGAAAACTACGTAAATGAAATACATTGCATATTGCGTACAACTTCCGTATTTGTTGAAGAATCTtggtttaaatttaaataaatacgttCATTTCCTAGTGTCTCTTCTAAATCGCGAGTATTCTTGTCAACtagtttattgataatattttccaattcgTTTGTATCTATTTCGgaaaattatttccataaaGCTTTTCATATACACTTTTCCTCGGCCAATTGTACACTCAGACCATCTAAAATTGGGAACTAAACATTTTTGCgaaaattttcgagaaaaaggTATTCTTTTATTTACCTGTGACTCGTATGGCTGATTTGCGACGAGTATCATAACGATAATAATCTTGGACTACAGATAGTGTTTTagctttttcttcatattcagAAAATTATCTGTCTCTTATGTCTTGAAGGAATAGAGCCAGAAAACTATAGATCTGAACAACGGATGATAAATCAGCTTGAGATTCTTGAAGTTTCTTACTGGCAGCATTAAATCGATCTAAAATTACATTCCAAAAAAAGACTAGAATTGCTGTTTTTAAGTGCTGTAACATTTGCCGCAATCACTTAGCTTGAGATGATGTAGTCGGTTTCTCATCTCGGCTTTCAGCAATAAATTCTAGTGCATCAATTATTGcagatcattttttttctaacacGTAAAAGGCATCATGTCGATCAGGTTAACGAGTATTTTGACCCTCATATCATGCCGCCCTAGGCTCAGGTCTACATACTACAATATCGCTTCTTTCTTAAAAATAGACCGTCTGGAATATTTTTTCCAACgcaaatatattcatttcaaaagTTTCTATTTCAGGGTAATCTTATCATGTCGAACCGTGGCAACAGATCTGTCTACTGTCGGAAACTCTTCTCTAATGAAGAAcgcaatattcaaattatttgctatttgaaatattgttttttctgaAGCTTTACATGCTATTTGAAACTCACCACATTTCTCTTCTTCAATAACTCTGGAAATCGCAGAATTCTTAACACCAAGCTTAGTAATACTTCCACTATATCATTCACACttttgaataaatcaaatatcaatGTTTTCACACTGTTGAAGGACCGATTTTTCGACAATTTATGCAGCGCTTCCAAAATTTCCATGATCACACTAGAATTCAAAATGATTGTGCACTACACCTTGTAATTTACAACTAACCTAGTTGTGTTAAAAATACACAACTTGGACCTCTTGGACTTATTGAACAAAATTCTTAATACACGGGATTTTAGCCTTTCCTAATCTTTATCAATTGTTCTCTATAGCTTGTGtctttaaaaaactaataaaagacTGAAAACTTCTATTAGCTCACGAACATAGTGGAAAGTGAATTAAACGATGTACCAGGAAATGAAGACTGGTCTTTTTTGTGCACCTAAatttcctaaatacatcaaattctcGCCTATTACTTCTCTTCATTACTAAAGTATCTAGAAATGACAACAATCGATCTTTATTCATCTCATAGGTGAACTTTATACAGGGAATTTTGATTTGAGTTCGAAAATGAATTCTTTTACGTTTGCCTTTTTCGTATTATACGCGTATTCTACCCtggaaaaatactgaaattctcaactgatttgcttttcaaaatgataCATGAACAGTGATTGTGACGGGAAATATATTGGAcaaactaagagatccgttaaggttcggtttaaagagcacGTAAAATATGAGCGGACCGAAAAATAGTATATCacgacataaatattaataaattaaaattgttaaagaATGTATCCAATCATAAATTGTTGTATGCATCgaaattgctaaatgtaagaacagcttaaatagggacagtatgaatattaccaacggtaggtacatttattaaaatttcaggaaatatttagattattctgtaataatatttacaatgcTCAAAGTTTTACATTGGAAATTAGGTTTTTTTACTATctcgtacataaaaatagattataaattAGACCCGACCTGCTGATAGGGAGAGAAAAAACATCGGTATACCTCTCTACCTCTCTCAGCTCTATTTTGATTCGATGGCCATAACGTTAAAGTTTCGAGTAGTGGGAACGACAAAGGAGGAGAataacaagttttgattttaatagcCAGTAGAGAGAGATAGGAATTGGTAAACTGAAGCTCTTTCTCTCTTCATATACGTAATTCCATTCCGTCTAGCTTTAATATTAACTCAATTTGATAACCAGACTTTCATTgaaacttaaattttttataagtagTATATCTCATACTTTAAGCTTTGTGAGGAAGTGAATTTAGTCAAATTACGTTTCTAGGTACAATACCAGGAACACCTACAATAAATCATGTTACAAGAGGATGTCAATTACTACGTTACGGAGGTAGCTGTGaagatattttcaatgatttaaGATCAAGAGGAGAAGTACTCCCAGGGCAACATACATGTGCAACATGCAGTGGAGATCTCTGTAATTCTACAACGTCTCTTAAGGCTTTGTGTTCCttaatttcaatttgtattttcagtagtttttatttctcacttttgagataaaatttgaaagtactcttgtaattttttgtaacaGATTACTGCCAGTTTCACAAAGATGAATGAACTTTCTTCAAACTACTTTGTACTCCTTTTCCACAAACccagttttttttgataatgctCACATTAATCTTAGTACCTCCAATATTTGATGCTCATATTCgctgaaaattttgtttcgaTCTTTTCAtttgatcataattttttgagtGATTATTCACCTCGCTCActctttatttagttttataccATTTTTTCTCAATGAATTCATAACAAGCTTCCCTGTTGTCATTATTATTCttaactttgttttatttatatttccttTGTTATAAGTATCTTCATTTTACTAGAGTCATTGACAAGAGTATATCTTGTCAATGCCTAtaagttgttttatatttttacatgttCAATGTTGTTTCGTTGTTGACATATATATTGgatgtttgttaatttttagtCTCACTTTTTGCTTTAATGTAATTAATTGCTTGAATCCTAGTACTTTATATTTGCCGCAAACTCTTTactatgaaattaatttttaatcttttatttattccaCGAATCACTACCATGGAGAAACGTTTATCAGAAGTACAAATATATAAGGTCTGAAAACATACAAACACtatattatacttttttattatgtttaacCCCTTGTATTTTTACTAGTTATCTGTAATATAATtgacttgaaaataaatgatatttgtaaAAGCTCACATGTTTCACCAATCCTTTCTACAGGTAATTTCAAGTGAAAAAATACAGGTTGAGCTCATACTCTTTACATACGAGGATCAATAAATAAATCCCCCGCCTTTTAACTGGGTACAACACTGGCTCTGCCAACAAGCATTAACCATTTTATATGTGTTATTTAGTTTCTATTTGAGAGCCATTGAAAGCCTATGATTTCGTGATCTAAGGAGAAAATATTAGTTTCGTGTGCTcattgattttgaagaaaaaaacttatCACTCCAACCATAAAAAAACTATTCGCTAAATTTCTTTACAGTAGTACTAGCAAGGAAGATACTGAATTTTCTGGGCATCCAGTTGAGGTCTCTACACATAAAGAACTTCCACGAAGATCCACGAAAATCCACGAGATGCTGTTGGCCGATTTGAGAATGAAAGTGCGAGTTTGTGAAAGTCACGACTCAGTggtttcaattttgaatgatcATATAGGTATGAGAAAGCTTTGGCACCATGATTATAACAATGCAGGAGTATTTAATGTTTCCTAGAAGCCAAACAGCtgttacataacgagtttctcgAAGTGAATAGGcatcaaagaaaaagataaaggAGATATATTCAACTGCGAATATGATACCAACTTATTGCGTCTATTTGCTATATTGCGACATtttgttaagaaaaaaattatttatcattgtgCAGTTTCCATGGCGTAGATCTACGCATTAGGCAACGAATGTTCTCCGTCCGCCTTATCCTCCAGATATAGTTCTGAGTGACTATTTCCTGTTGccaaattagaagaaatatcCCGATAAAAAGAGATTTGAGTCCAGAGATGTAATCATCTCAGACATAAATATAGTAAGAATAGCATGAATAAGCTCTATCAATGCAACTTGTTGAACCGAAACATTTCTGTGGCGCTGCAAAATCAATAACTTAAAAGTATTCGCCTGAATAACAGTCAAACttcttttcattgattttaaataGGCTTACGACTTAATACATAGAAAAGAACTGTATGAAGCTGCAAAATCAATAATGGACTAATACAAGCAATAGAATTTTATGTATCGGATGAATTTATAGTGGAAAAAGGACAAAGTAAAGATCACTCTGTACGAACCTATTTAATATTACCTGTATTAGATATAGAATAGTAACATACAAACAACAGGTTTCATCTTTAACCATATAGCACAAAGCATATGCCGATGACGTAGAGTTACTAACAAGTGATGACGGTTTGCCGCAACGCAAAATGTCCTTCGTGTTAACTTTACTAAAATGACAGTCATGCTTTTAAGGccagaataaaatagaagagaacAATGAAGACCAATTGATGAATCGCTAGCGTGTGAAAATGTTGACCAATCGTTTGGAGAAGTAGATAAACATATTACTATGCTTACATTGTATTGTCGAATTCGAGcctttgaactttttttatagAACCCCCAGTTAGTTGAACTGGTGCTCAGTGGCAGCAGTGGGCATAAAATCGTATAATAGCTTTGAATTGATTTTCTGCATAGTTGCGCATAACGACCATCGAAGGATAAGACGCTCTCTTTGTATAGGACTATTGAAGTAACAGTTTGCGTTGTGTTGTCCAATCTACTGCCTTATCTACATGGGCTTACTTAATAAGCAAGACAACGCACACGTCTATATATTCTACGTTGAAGCAACAAGTTTTTTCTAAGaaattggaatttatatattatcattCACCAGATTTCAATTCCATCAAATATGTGAAGGATGTAATAGAGAAGAGATTGTTGAAATTTCACCATCCTCCACAGACTCTGGTGTAGTTAATCCAGGAAGTTCAAGTGGTTTGCATCGAAGTAGTACAAACATACATCAAACACATCTTTTGTTGACAGGTAGATATATACAGAAGTACATTCAGCTAAGGTGTagtcaaacatttttttaatacaatgtcTCACAAAtcttatgatttttttgtaacattaccaatgcttcttcttcttatatGGGTTGTACTAAAAGAaaggtttctatattttttaaaaatagaaaacatcgTTTACGATTATTAATTTGGACATCGTTGGCTATTCTTCAACATagcattaatttttttcgacaCACTTTTGAAGACGGTATTCCGGCTTTTATATTTCTAAGAAGTCTACCACCCATTCGTTCAAGAGGGAAATGTTTCTATAGCTTGGGGAAAAAGTACTAATCGCTAGAGGCTAAGTCCAGGCTGTACGGGGGATGGGGCATAACTGTCCATCCAAATTGCTTCGAAAGATTTGACAAGCGACGTTGTGTCGAGCATTATTGTGAAAGAGCACCTCCTTCTCTTTTGCGGAAAATAATCAATGTTTCATAATATCTTTCTGAGTTTATTGTCGTCTCAGGTTTCAAGAAATCGATGAGGAGTACCCCCTTGCGATTCTAAAACACAGTCGCACACACTTACCTGTCGACTGCGTTTGTTTGAATTTCTTTGGTGACGGTGAATCAGACTAACGCCACTGAGATTGTTGTTTCATTTCAAGAGTGTAACGAAAGAATCCAGCTTCTCCTTGTTGCCTACGCTCTTACATTGTTGATAAACTTGCGAGTACAATCAAGGTGTTGCTCCTTGTGTCTGTCAATCAGAAACCGGGAGACGGAACGACCATTCACTTTACGTTTCTGTGATAGTTCTTTCAATTATGCCATGGGAGGCTTCAGATATGCGTTCAACAAGCTCAAGGACTGTGCCCCTCTGATCTTTAAGCAGCTTAATGTTAAACAGACATGCACTCTTCACTATAAACCTCAGTCAGTCAGATGTTGATGAATCTCCACGGATGGTAACTTCCTTACGTAGAGACATCGGATTACTACTCTAACGTCACACTTGGCGGGATCAGCGATCAACAGACGGCTGCCAAGCGAACACTAAGACTGAGCGAAGCAGCCAAACGCAGCATACTCTAAATGGCACACATTCAAGGCCAATCAGAAGGAGCTCGTACCCAGCTGATACCGACTTCGAACACGCCAACGACGGCAACGAATCTATTATTTCTGCACACGATTGATTTTTTGCATTCTTTTCTaaattattctttgttttaGGTTATACCAGTCCtacttaaaaatgaaatgcaaatGTTGCAGGAATTATTCTTTTATCTAGGGATTGGCCTTCTCGGTTCAAGTCAAATTTATGGAACTGAAAGACGATTATTTTAAATAGGTATTCAGAAAAGTAAATGAGctcatattttttagatattaacAATAGtaagtatttaaatatatatgtattatgGTATTTCCCAACGTTATTTAGATATGATACTTTTTTTAGTGGTTATTATTTTCAGATGGAAGAAATAAATGTGGGTACATTGTTACAGAACATGGAATATCTTTTTAAAGTATGATACAGGAAGAAATTGTAGATGTGGGAGAAGATTGTTGATATCGAAAGACAAAATACCAATAATTACCACAGAGAAATTACTATGGAAATTCAGAACAAAAAGAACAGAAGATAGTAAAGACAACATAGAAATAATTGAGATGAtggtatttaaaataaaatcgatttcggTAAGATGTAACTTTTATAAGGTTTCTTGCATCGAAATTCGTTATTTAGAGTGCCCAAAGTGTTGTAATGTACCCACGAAGAAGATTTAAGAATAGATGAGTCTTCGAAAACTTTATTTCGCTACCaagattttgttaaaaatttcaagaagAATGTGACAATAACCCATTGCCTCTAGGGAGCGGGGGGCTAGTTGTAACAGGGACAAGTAGTAACAAGCATTTTTTACCTATATAATAGAAGAACATTCGTTTGATTTTCAACCCAACCTACTACATAATACCCCTTTTATCGTATAAAAGCGATGAGGACCCCGCCGGACGGCGCAGGAAGCGGTGATGTGTAGGCAGGATTGGactttttgaactttttttgtttacacAAAATTGATTATCGTAGATTTCAAGTTGTatcaaatttgttgatttatacaaattcactaagcatttttttagttcaactatatttaatgttatttcaCAACaactaacttttttttaatagggATTATTTCAAAGTACCTCGCAGTGGGATATGTTGTAACACCTTTACGGGGCAAGTTGTAACTTGTTACTTATAAATTCCATGATGAGAACTTAGTTTATATCTGGATCATTTCATCAAGTTTGTCAAACCGTCGGAGCAAGAACCTGTCCTCCTATTACTCGACAATCATCATTCACACAAGCATCTCATTGgtgaaaaaagtaaaagaaaggCACGTTATTATGCTATCGTTTCCCCCTCACTGATCACATAATCTGCAGCCGTTTGATTTTGGAATTCATAGTCCATTCAAGAATTACTTAAGCCGAACACAGACAGCGTGGATGCATAACAATCCAGGGAAAGCGATGACCATATACGACATTCCTGGGATCGTTAAGAATTCTTTGCCATAAGCAATGAATCCTTCTAATATTATGAATGGCTTTAAAGCCACGGGCATATGGCCTCtaaatacagatatttttaaagattcaGATTTTGCTCCATCTTATGTTACGGATCAACTAATTCCCGCAAGCAAAGAATCTGAAACAGATATGAACATTACTGCCCTTGATAACTTCCTAATATAGattcatttgataatttttctttagataTAAGAGTCAGTGAAATCAGAAATCCAGAAACTTCAGCTTCACCTGGGGGTCAATCGAACTTTGACCCGACTCCTGGTCCTTCTGGTATTCAAAAGCAAAATGATTTCTCTCCATCTAAAATAAGGCCTTACCCGAAAGCTCCACCACGGAAATTCACTAACCGCCCTCAACGTAAAAAAGAATGCTGTGTTCTCACAGACACGCCGGAGAAGAACTAGTAACAAAAGgaacacgaaaaaaaattaaataagacAAAGAAAGCACAAGAGACTAAGAAGAGTGAAGGAAAATGCAAAAGATTGATGACAAAAGATCGAGAGGAAACAGATGAGATAAAAATAGCTAAAAGACAAGgaatagaaaaactaaaaaagaaagttttaaattctGATTCGGAATCTGAACCCGAGGAATGGTTTGTTATAACGTACCAAAAGTTTATAATACTATATAAATCAAAAGTCTGATTATTGCTAAATATGCCaaataaatctttataaaatatgaaactggTTTTCAATTCCTAATGTTACAATTTGCCCCAAGCCTGTTACAACTAGCCCCGAGGGTAAGTTGTAACACTcgtcagttttttttcaaagcCGTTTCTACCAAAAATTGTTATAGGTTTGATCAAAAGTTTATTTGGGATCGATAGCTGAATAGCGACAAATTGTTACAACTAGCCCCCCGCTCCCTacatatgaaaagaaaatagaagtaaCCAtgagaataaattattttaatatttgattcatttattttatgatttataaaaaataaatatttgaattaaaaacttatataagtGCTAGCAAGAACTTTAATCGTTTTATGGAGCACATTAAAACTTTTGATTGGGGTTCTTCTAATAATACCCAACCCAGTAAAAAAAGGGAAATGGACTAGCAAACAATTTACTCAAATAAAAAGTTGGATTGTAAGAGTTTTAATATATtactacaaaattaaatatattattttttcacaatccACATAGTATAATCGTGCCAAAACAACACTCAACGAGTCAACACGCCAGTTAAGAACTTTCATTGTTTTCAGTTTCTCCTAAGCgtgaagaaaattcaattatttcaaaataatatgagATTTAATGTGAATAAGTTACAATTacgatttattttaaatgtttcgtCAACTTTATATAGCATAAAGAAttgattttcttcataattcattttaatgaaaagtGCTGGAACAGTTgaatttttgctcaaaatttaGAATTTGCCACTTATATCACATGAAATGTACACTACCTGGCAAGGAGAAGTAGccaaccaaaatatttttatttcttatgcCGCTTGCTGTAAAAATATATCGGAAACTAGGAAAATTTACACTCGACTATTGATTTCAAACAACTACtacattttgtttaaatttggcGGGGTCCGCCTACAATTGCTGCAACTTTCTGATTGGTTTGGAATATATCCCATTTAGTTTATGCTACCAAACGTGGACGGCTAGTCGATATTGGAGGAAACACTGCACACGGCACTGTTATCGGACTTACAATCAGCCCTCGATGCTATAGCTCATTGGGAACCTTACTATTGGTATAATCCTCGTAGAAGTAATTGTATTCCATTAAAACTAACTAAGTTTCCTTACTGTTTCACCTTTTATGATTGGTAGTGTTTTCAGATGTTTGAAGTTCGTacctttttttggaatattatgtttcatttcttttctatatatgaaatattttttggaaaacattctTTCTAATAATTCCTTGTATAAAATCAATTCGTTTTTGGTACGGATATTACATGATCTACTTTAAGCTACCTCCAAAGATTATATAGGTGAACATAGGTAAACAGCACCTAGATTTATAACAGGAAATTATGTTCTCCTTTTAAATcgtatcaaatatttataatcctTGAAAATAGTGTCAATAGATGGACGTTAAAAATATAATctcatgaattttttcaatcaattttgtaCGTGAAGCGAACATAATGTTTTCTCCAATagtttttcgaataaaaatacttttattttgcCTATTATTTAATCAATGTAAGTGCACTTCATCTATTAATTTCTAAAAAGTAAGGctagattttagtttttttttaacgtgtatttgtaagaaattgaaattattgaatgcTGCGTTAGAATGTATTATAACTCCTGCGAACTGGTTTCCTTTCCTTAGTGAAACAATCTTCAAAACAAAGATGGTGATTGATTACAATGAAATACGATATATATCACACTATAACACATAAAGATAACaaaaaccaattattttgtattcatttttattgaaaattttctacattgcttaattttttttcataaattattattgaattgaatcaCATTCCACTAATACTTCTTTATTATATATCTCGATTTGAATCGTATCTTGTGTAATTCGCTTCGAAACGATTCTTCACACTCatcataattgaaattttcaaagaaacgTTGATGAATTTTTGGTGTATGATAATTTCAATTACTGGTTTTGTACATCCTTCTCTTTGTGATTTAATTGGCAGTCTAGTgacacaattttaattttgaggTACTTGTTGGCAGCCatcaattttgaacattttcagtGGATTTGTGaacgtgaaaaaaattggtcactgttattttatacaataGTTTTATtcgaaaggcattagcccaacaaATATAAAAGCTGGACTAGATTCCACTCTGGGTgggactgctccttcgttatccattgtaaaatattgggtagcagaatttaaacgaggccgtTCGATATGTGAAGACAAGCATCGCAGTGGATCAAAAGAGGTGACTactccacaaagcggtactagatgatcgtcaactgaaactgcgcgagctagcagacatagtaggcattctCAAAAGTGCGATACATCGTATATTAAC belongs to Diorhabda carinulata isolate Delta chromosome X, icDioCari1.1, whole genome shotgun sequence and includes:
- the LOC130901859 gene encoding uncharacterized protein LOC130901859 isoform X2, yielding MTRYIWLFSILWLGSINSGLCLRCYECVSRLGPADTDACLTGDRNQLPRVRCIGPSVCATYHYQSTIPGTPTINHVTRGCQLLRYGGSCEDIFNDLRSRGEVLPGQHTCATCSGDLCNSTTSLKALCSLISICIFSSFYFSLLR
- the LOC130901859 gene encoding uncharacterized protein LOC130901859 isoform X1 produces the protein MNIVSFLCVLFMIFDSSEMGLCLRCYECVSRLGPADTDACLTGDRNQLPRVRCIGPSVCATYHYQSTIPGTPTINHVTRGCQLLRYGGSCEDIFNDLRSRGEVLPGQHTCATCSGDLCNSTTSLKALCSLISICIFSSFYFSLLR